The following are encoded together in the Fibrobacter sp. UWB10 genome:
- a CDS encoding septal ring lytic transglycosylase RlpA family protein yields the protein MKFLKTHTTACTILSKRGLFVARIALFVAVALLLSNCATGNAKIASRQGHDRSVEKTQTQTTKSGKKKKTAAIGTTFEGEASYYGPGFDGKKTASGEIFNQNDFTCAHKKLPFGTILEVVRKDSGAKVRVRVNDRGPFAKGRVLDLSAAAGKKLGLEKVGHAKVTATVVE from the coding sequence ATGAAATTCTTGAAAACACATACAACAGCATGTACGATTTTGAGTAAGCGTGGTCTGTTTGTTGCACGAATTGCATTGTTCGTGGCTGTAGCACTGCTTTTGTCTAATTGTGCCACCGGCAATGCCAAAATTGCTTCTCGCCAGGGTCACGACCGTTCTGTAGAAAAAACGCAGACACAGACCACTAAGTCGGGTAAAAAGAAAAAGACGGCTGCCATCGGTACCACGTTCGAAGGCGAAGCAAGCTACTACGGCCCCGGTTTCGATGGTAAAAAGACTGCTAGTGGCGAAATTTTTAATCAGAATGATTTTACTTGCGCCCACAAGAAACTTCCGTTCGGAACGATTCTCGAAGTGGTTCGCAAAGATTCTGGCGCAAAGGTTAGAGTGCGCGTGAATGACCGCGGTCCCTTTGCTAAAGGCCGTGTACTGGACTTGAGCGCTGCCGCTGGCAAAAAGCTTGGCCTCGAAAAAGTCGGCCACGCCAAAGTCACCGCAACCGTTGTGGAATAA
- a CDS encoding tetratricopeptide repeat protein, with product MLRIRYMALVMLALVFEGCTCCAYLNHMFNAERLDEQAGEMRQARLDSIPDSENSLPGSEERQKYDKIIEKGSRVLERFPKNKKRTAEAVFLIGESFRHKHEWGKAITKYDEFERYFADHDSMQAVEYQRAYCLYRNHEYNISRFALEPVIASKDHPYYFQGLNLLSLLDEQAEFPDQAIASLEAVLADTAGTPFMRGKAHFRLAGLYFKKENWDKSREHYTAKEIKELNPREQQTAGEQAAECLANRKEYLQAADEYKELYKNPEYETKQPEYLVRIGELTMLGERHADAIVILQKVNTEYPRSEHASRSYFCLGDYEQHKRIDYDKAIVYYDSSFISRTISKWGQESRDRRDALKRLVAMRTKNDSARKDSIPNVDNFFKSEFLIAELFLFKLDEVDSAVARLNTVIESGDSAKSLRALYAKAFIFDEYMHDPDGAEEIYKQIMEKYPETEYAKQAQVNLGMRVTLKTREDMAKEKYMVAESLWTIATEMPLDQMDLVDSAYARAFTRFDSLYQEFPETQAGIQALYMKAIYFQMNPERIDSTMVTYKLLRDKYGQTPWGKKAASLMNNRLTITDQDLERLRKRVKSSQLHVEKLSAQYYEGLNKAPEEKQAEVKSQEDEILENTYNSMYDFE from the coding sequence ATGCTACGTATCCGCTACATGGCACTTGTAATGCTCGCCCTCGTGTTCGAGGGGTGTACTTGCTGTGCTTACTTGAACCATATGTTCAATGCGGAACGCCTGGATGAACAGGCCGGAGAAATGCGCCAAGCTCGCTTGGACAGCATTCCCGATAGTGAAAATTCTCTGCCCGGTTCCGAAGAACGCCAGAAATACGACAAGATTATCGAAAAAGGCTCTCGCGTGCTGGAACGTTTCCCCAAGAACAAAAAACGTACCGCCGAGGCAGTGTTCTTGATTGGTGAATCTTTCCGCCATAAGCATGAATGGGGCAAGGCTATTACCAAGTACGACGAATTTGAACGCTACTTTGCCGACCACGATTCTATGCAGGCGGTCGAATACCAGCGTGCTTATTGCCTTTATCGCAATCACGAATATAACATTAGCCGTTTCGCCTTGGAACCGGTAATTGCTTCTAAGGATCACCCGTATTACTTCCAGGGCTTGAACCTTCTTTCGTTGCTCGACGAACAGGCTGAATTCCCGGACCAGGCAATTGCCTCTTTGGAAGCGGTCTTGGCCGATACCGCAGGTACGCCCTTTATGCGCGGTAAGGCTCATTTCAGACTTGCGGGTCTTTATTTCAAGAAAGAAAACTGGGACAAGTCTCGCGAACATTATACCGCTAAAGAAATTAAGGAATTGAACCCGCGTGAACAGCAAACGGCGGGGGAGCAGGCTGCAGAATGCTTGGCTAACCGCAAGGAATACCTGCAGGCCGCCGACGAATACAAGGAACTCTACAAGAATCCGGAATATGAAACCAAACAGCCGGAATACCTGGTTCGCATTGGCGAACTGACCATGTTGGGTGAACGTCATGCCGATGCAATTGTCATTTTGCAGAAGGTGAATACGGAATACCCGCGCTCTGAACATGCGTCGCGTAGTTATTTCTGCTTGGGCGATTACGAACAGCACAAGCGTATTGATTACGACAAGGCAATCGTTTATTACGACAGTAGCTTTATTTCTCGCACCATCAGCAAATGGGGCCAGGAAAGCCGCGACCGTCGCGATGCCCTTAAGCGCTTGGTGGCCATGCGTACCAAGAACGATAGTGCCCGCAAGGATTCCATTCCGAATGTCGACAATTTCTTCAAGTCTGAATTCCTGATTGCCGAACTGTTCTTGTTCAAGCTCGACGAAGTCGATAGTGCCGTTGCTCGCTTGAATACGGTGATTGAATCGGGCGACAGCGCAAAGTCTTTGCGCGCCCTCTATGCAAAGGCGTTCATTTTCGACGAATACATGCATGACCCCGATGGCGCCGAAGAAATCTACAAGCAAATCATGGAAAAGTATCCGGAAACGGAATACGCAAAGCAGGCTCAAGTGAACTTGGGTATGCGTGTGACTTTAAAGACTCGCGAAGATATGGCCAAGGAAAAGTACATGGTGGCCGAAAGTCTCTGGACAATCGCTACCGAAATGCCCTTGGATCAAATGGATTTGGTCGATTCGGCTTATGCCCGTGCATTCACGCGTTTCGATAGCCTGTATCAGGAATTCCCCGAAACGCAGGCTGGCATTCAGGCCCTTTACATGAAGGCGATTTACTTCCAGATGAATCCGGAACGTATCGACAGCACCATGGTCACTTACAAGCTCCTTCGCGACAAGTATGGTCAAACCCCTTGGGGCAAAAAAGCGGCTTCGCTCATGAACAACCGCTTGACCATTACGGATCAGGATTTGGAACGCTTGCGCAAGCGCGTCAAGAGCAGCCAACTTCATGTGGAAAAGCTGTCTGCACAGTATTATGAAGGTTTGAACAAGGCGCCCGAAGAAAAGCAGGCCGAAGTCAAGAGCCAGGAAGATGAAATTCTTGAAAACACATACAACAGCATGTACGATTTTGAGTAA
- a CDS encoding tetratricopeptide repeat protein yields MAYSSWAARRAAYLFLTLCCGALLTFAGFRIYDVYGPSKISVGGIPYGLPAGSTVARGDTPDLTADIAKVPVQVQTELRRATELARSGSYQAAYDIYDGVIVLYPDLLPALLGQINTLFEMSPLSDNQQDRLSLLIGKLQARLPGSGVSTYVESRKIYQTGNAAAALELARVASERAPALYQTRLWYGQLLMENGRFLQAANEFKTVVSLSSGDVPAAYENLADLYHRSGQLDSCAAVVEYALSQYPMNVKLLLLQGYMDEYQGHFDAAEKIYQRILAFMPDYAPARDAVSTLGEKSPPGPGNGVVLSPQDRAQTALDILEPMVDKYPENLPLKEALGRAYLKGRQFDLARKQFQEIQKIDPEYPDIQQRIQESNITRPAPINKNDGLTANLNRAVDSLRETMAPSTVHDFSTMLGHYVVRYGATPKEFFKKYSIGNFRPVAKNVWQETFFIAPYMHTYTVVFDSLNHFREVHVVVHDSSSTTNHFGIAPEIYTRLLKQNSRISGIGNSTGETDCGDGLIIDAAVWETQDNFEMLARVVGKPAEVRMVRFDKSALPPGLKLCDYTKYLNQY; encoded by the coding sequence ATGGCGTATTCGTCTTGGGCAGCCCGTAGGGCTGCATACTTGTTTTTGACCCTTTGTTGCGGAGCCCTGCTTACTTTTGCGGGCTTTCGTATTTATGATGTTTATGGCCCTAGTAAAATTTCGGTAGGCGGCATTCCTTACGGTTTGCCTGCCGGTTCGACCGTTGCCCGTGGTGATACCCCGGATTTGACAGCCGACATTGCCAAGGTTCCGGTGCAGGTGCAAACAGAACTTCGCCGTGCGACAGAACTTGCCCGTTCGGGCTCTTACCAGGCAGCCTATGATATTTATGATGGCGTGATTGTTCTTTATCCGGACCTGTTGCCGGCCCTTCTCGGACAAATTAATACTTTGTTTGAAATGAGCCCGCTTTCGGATAATCAGCAGGACCGTCTTTCTCTTTTGATTGGTAAGCTTCAGGCCCGCTTGCCGGGTTCCGGCGTGTCGACTTACGTTGAAAGCCGTAAAATTTACCAGACCGGCAATGCAGCCGCTGCTCTTGAACTTGCTCGCGTGGCCTCTGAACGTGCGCCCGCCTTGTACCAGACTAGGCTTTGGTATGGCCAACTCCTCATGGAAAATGGCCGATTCTTGCAGGCTGCAAATGAATTCAAGACGGTGGTGAGTCTCTCGAGTGGCGATGTCCCTGCCGCCTACGAAAACCTTGCTGACCTTTATCACCGTAGCGGACAGTTGGATAGCTGCGCTGCCGTGGTCGAATACGCCCTTTCTCAGTATCCGATGAATGTCAAGCTCTTGCTTTTGCAGGGCTACATGGATGAATACCAGGGCCACTTTGATGCTGCCGAAAAAATTTACCAGCGCATTCTGGCGTTCATGCCGGATTACGCTCCTGCCCGAGATGCTGTTTCTACTCTGGGTGAAAAATCTCCTCCGGGCCCGGGTAACGGCGTGGTTCTTTCTCCGCAAGACCGTGCGCAGACCGCCCTCGATATTTTGGAACCCATGGTCGACAAGTATCCCGAAAACCTGCCGCTCAAGGAAGCTCTTGGCCGCGCTTATTTGAAGGGCCGCCAGTTTGACCTTGCCCGCAAGCAGTTCCAGGAAATCCAGAAAATCGATCCGGAATACCCTGATATTCAGCAGCGCATTCAGGAATCGAACATTACAAGGCCCGCTCCGATTAACAAGAACGACGGCTTGACCGCGAACCTGAACCGTGCTGTCGATAGCCTCCGTGAAACGATGGCTCCGTCTACGGTTCATGACTTCTCGACCATGCTTGGCCATTATGTGGTGCGCTATGGTGCAACGCCCAAGGAATTCTTCAAGAAGTATTCTATCGGAAACTTCAGGCCTGTGGCAAAGAATGTCTGGCAAGAAACCTTCTTTATTGCTCCGTACATGCATACTTACACGGTTGTCTTCGATTCTTTGAATCATTTCCGCGAAGTGCATGTTGTCGTGCATGACTCGTCTTCGACCACGAATCATTTTGGAATTGCCCCCGAAATCTATACTCGACTTCTGAAGCAAAACTCCAGAATCTCGGGTATTGGCAACAGCACTGGCGAAACCGATTGCGGTGACGGCCTGATTATCGATGCTGCCGTATGGGAAACGCAGGACAACTTTGAAATGCTTGCCCGCGTGGTGGGTAAACCGGCCGAAGTCCGTATGGTCCGCTTTGACAAGTCTGCGCTCCCGCCAGGCCTCAAGCTCTGCGATTACACGAAGTACTTGAACCAATACTAG
- a CDS encoding RNA polymerase sigma factor RpoD/SigA produces the protein MSDANEALYFRDLNRFPTLSPQEEEALLAIIKSDQAEEIRKSALQRLIRGNLRFVVSVARKYQGRGLSLLDLINEGNIGLFKAAKRFDMGKDVKFISYAVWWIRQSIQKALFEQVGAVRIPPNKLALVNRFKRALMQNDGDYDRTIAMDEFAPFEKDIVEVMEKIVDISLDAPIGDSTNVGGNGDTVSTLMDVLGSDGNQDEDMEKDERRKLIQETLSALPQREEEILRMFYGLDTVEDTTLKDIGEDLKLSRERVRQIKNKTLRRLQKSKEHKEKLADFLEK, from the coding sequence ATGAGTGATGCAAACGAAGCGCTTTATTTTAGGGATCTGAATAGGTTTCCGACCCTGAGTCCTCAGGAAGAAGAGGCTCTGCTTGCGATTATCAAGAGCGATCAGGCGGAAGAAATCCGCAAGTCGGCCTTGCAACGCCTCATTCGGGGTAACCTCCGTTTTGTGGTGAGTGTCGCAAGAAAGTATCAGGGGCGTGGACTTTCCCTGCTTGATTTGATTAACGAAGGAAATATCGGCCTGTTCAAGGCGGCAAAACGCTTTGATATGGGTAAGGATGTCAAGTTTATTTCTTATGCGGTCTGGTGGATTCGCCAGTCTATCCAAAAAGCCCTGTTTGAACAGGTGGGCGCGGTCCGAATTCCGCCCAACAAGCTTGCCTTGGTCAACCGCTTTAAACGTGCCTTGATGCAGAACGACGGTGACTACGATCGTACCATTGCCATGGACGAATTCGCACCGTTCGAAAAGGACATCGTCGAGGTCATGGAAAAAATCGTGGACATTTCGCTCGATGCCCCCATTGGCGACAGCACGAATGTCGGCGGTAACGGTGACACGGTCAGCACGCTTATGGATGTCTTGGGTTCCGACGGAAACCAGGACGAAGACATGGAAAAGGATGAACGCCGTAAGCTCATCCAGGAAACCTTGTCCGCCCTGCCGCAGCGCGAAGAAGAAATCCTTCGCATGTTCTACGGACTTGATACGGTTGAAGATACGACGCTCAAGGATATCGGTGAAGATTTGAAACTGAGCCGTGAACGCGTTCGCCAGATCAAGAACAAAACCTTGCGTCGTCTCCAAAAGAGCAAGGAACATAAAGAAAAACTGGCTGATTTCTTGGAAAAGTAA
- a CDS encoding DUF971 domain-containing protein, with the protein MIQPKKVFRTKDGRLGFEWNDGSRGACAIRDLRLACPCALCVDEHTGEKLLDESTVPQDITLVKVQSIGRYAAGLTFSDGHNSGIYPYEKLYNLTKTK; encoded by the coding sequence ATGATCCAGCCCAAGAAAGTATTTAGGACAAAGGATGGCCGTCTCGGTTTTGAATGGAACGACGGTAGTCGCGGCGCATGCGCTATTCGCGATTTGAGATTGGCTTGTCCGTGTGCATTGTGTGTCGATGAACATACAGGCGAAAAACTTTTGGATGAATCTACTGTGCCTCAAGATATTACGCTTGTCAAAGTGCAGTCGATTGGTCGCTATGCAGCGGGCCTTACCTTTAGCGATGGGCACAATTCGGGAATTTACCCTTACGAAAAGCTATATAACTTGACGAAAACAAAGTAA
- a CDS encoding Mrp/NBP35 family ATP-binding protein, with the protein MQLNEQTIMTALQAVQDPDLHKNIVELNFVQNLKIDGDKVSFDLKLTTPACPIRDKFKDQCITIVKSLGASEVNVTFTAQGRVDSSNTAAQAPKVSYIGDVAHVVAVASGKGGVGKSTVTANLAMALSLSGARVGILDADIYGPSMGLMFGIDRAPEVFEDNTIAPVEAKGGISIVSMCMFADSDKATIWRGPMVSQMIQHFIHHVRWGKLDYLLVDFPPGTGDIQLTLTQNCPMAGAVVVTTPQEVALADCRKGLAMFDSVGVPVVGVVENMSYFICDQCGKAHHIFREGGGDRIAKSWGVPVIAKVPLEPAVADCGDQGTPAVLRDPNSESAKAFMQAADAMVRTLSVFKTEGDGVLKTFNYEFAELPEEDV; encoded by the coding sequence ATGCAGTTGAATGAACAGACTATTATGACGGCCCTGCAGGCGGTCCAAGACCCAGACCTGCACAAGAATATTGTCGAACTGAACTTCGTCCAGAATCTTAAGATCGATGGCGACAAGGTGAGCTTTGATCTTAAGCTTACAACGCCGGCATGCCCGATCCGCGACAAGTTCAAGGACCAGTGCATTACGATTGTGAAGTCGCTTGGCGCAAGCGAAGTGAATGTGACGTTTACCGCACAAGGTCGCGTGGATAGCTCCAATACGGCGGCGCAGGCTCCGAAAGTTTCGTACATCGGCGATGTCGCTCATGTGGTGGCGGTCGCAAGCGGCAAGGGCGGCGTAGGCAAGTCCACCGTGACGGCAAACCTCGCTATGGCGTTGAGCCTCTCGGGCGCCCGAGTGGGCATTCTGGATGCCGACATTTATGGCCCGAGTATGGGTCTCATGTTCGGTATCGACCGCGCTCCCGAAGTTTTTGAAGACAATACGATTGCCCCGGTCGAAGCAAAGGGCGGTATTAGCATTGTGTCTATGTGCATGTTTGCCGACAGCGACAAGGCGACCATTTGGCGTGGCCCGATGGTGTCGCAAATGATTCAGCACTTTATCCATCATGTGCGCTGGGGCAAGCTCGACTACCTGCTGGTGGACTTTCCTCCTGGAACAGGCGACATTCAGCTGACCCTTACGCAGAATTGCCCGATGGCGGGTGCTGTGGTGGTGACCACTCCGCAAGAAGTAGCCCTTGCAGACTGCCGAAAGGGACTTGCTATGTTCGATTCCGTGGGCGTACCTGTGGTGGGCGTCGTCGAGAACATGAGTTACTTTATTTGCGACCAGTGCGGCAAGGCTCATCATATTTTCCGTGAAGGTGGTGGAGACCGCATTGCCAAAAGTTGGGGCGTGCCGGTTATTGCAAAGGTTCCGCTCGAACCCGCGGTTGCCGATTGTGGCGACCAAGGAACTCCTGCCGTGCTCCGTGACCCCAATTCTGAATCGGCCAAGGCGTTTATGCAGGCTGCCGATGCCATGGTGCGCACGCTCTCGGTATTCAAGACCGAAGGCGACGGTGTGCTCAAGACGTTCAATTATGAATTCGCAGAACTCCCCGAGGAGGATGTATGA
- a CDS encoding DJ-1/PfpI family protein, protein MTKKVLLLCGDFTEDYETMVPFQSMSMLGYQVDAVCPDKKAGDTVATAIHDFLGEQTYSESRGHNFALTADFDAVKVKDYEGLFITGGRAPEYIRLNERVLKIVKEFFKAKKPVAAICHGPQVLAAAGVLKGYKATAYPAVGPDITLAGGKYVAVNVDEAVVDRNLVTAPAWPGDTAIVREFVKLMGAKIKI, encoded by the coding sequence ATGACAAAGAAAGTTCTGCTTCTCTGCGGCGATTTTACCGAAGACTATGAAACCATGGTTCCGTTCCAGTCGATGTCTATGTTGGGCTACCAGGTAGATGCGGTGTGCCCCGACAAGAAGGCTGGCGACACGGTTGCAACTGCAATTCACGATTTTCTGGGCGAACAGACTTATTCTGAATCTCGCGGACACAACTTTGCGCTCACCGCTGACTTTGATGCGGTAAAAGTGAAGGATTACGAAGGCTTGTTCATTACCGGCGGCCGTGCTCCGGAATACATTCGCCTCAACGAACGCGTGCTCAAGATTGTGAAGGAATTCTTCAAGGCTAAGAAACCGGTGGCTGCAATTTGTCACGGTCCGCAGGTGCTTGCGGCTGCTGGCGTACTGAAGGGCTACAAGGCTACGGCTTATCCCGCAGTCGGCCCGGATATCACTCTTGCTGGCGGCAAGTATGTGGCCGTGAACGTAGACGAAGCTGTCGTAGACCGCAACTTGGTTACTGCTCCGGCATGGCCTGGCGATACGGCGATTGTCCGCGAATTCGTGAAGCTCATGGGCGCAAAAATCAAGATTTAA
- a CDS encoding ATP-binding cassette domain-containing protein: protein MEFKRFEALIEMFPQVQIFSTEGEDLDRVITHFLNQQENVSTMSEAMQRKIQHALAPFFQQRFISLHDEEAPLVRHLLLKKKFFLQTDRYIDDMAWPETDPDKLEEALKIADLTDEVLERKLLSLSNGELRRVLLARMWMEKPEWVYFNDLFGGLDPEYRRHLAASVVQLSKRDGLKVAVRLAREDELLPEIPAFVYANKTFTPYAGELPTEVAAPKYSKKELKGYEIVNLGTPDTSDPEILFELKNVNVRFGETDVLKNLNWTVRKGEHWAVMGENGAGKSTLLGMLTADHPQIYNNEITLLGERPGHGLNIWDHKAKLGFFSPELALQYREDLSLSEVLCTGFTANLCKADNTTWEERAKAKEWLNYLGFEDVNARYRDLSPIDKRVVLMARAAIRPPKVLLLDEPTQGLKGEYRDKIFSLLQLLSKETTIILVSHYEEEWPPCMTHLLRMPKFSGT, encoded by the coding sequence ATGGAATTCAAGCGTTTTGAGGCTCTGATTGAAATGTTCCCGCAGGTGCAGATTTTCAGCACCGAGGGCGAAGATCTTGATAGAGTCATTACCCATTTTTTGAATCAGCAAGAAAATGTCTCCACCATGTCGGAGGCGATGCAACGTAAGATTCAGCATGCGCTCGCGCCGTTCTTTCAGCAGCGCTTTATTAGCCTGCACGACGAAGAAGCTCCGCTGGTGCGTCACTTGCTCTTGAAAAAGAAGTTCTTTTTGCAGACCGACCGCTATATCGACGATATGGCATGGCCTGAAACTGACCCCGATAAATTGGAAGAAGCGTTAAAGATTGCGGATTTGACCGACGAAGTTCTGGAACGCAAGCTTTTGAGTCTTTCGAACGGAGAACTGCGTCGCGTATTGCTTGCCCGCATGTGGATGGAAAAACCCGAGTGGGTTTACTTTAACGATTTGTTTGGTGGCCTCGATCCGGAATACCGCAGGCACTTGGCGGCCAGCGTGGTTCAGCTTTCAAAACGCGATGGCTTGAAGGTGGCGGTGCGCCTTGCCCGTGAAGATGAATTACTGCCTGAAATTCCGGCGTTCGTTTACGCCAACAAGACTTTTACTCCGTATGCAGGCGAATTGCCAACTGAAGTTGCCGCCCCCAAGTATTCCAAGAAGGAATTGAAGGGCTACGAGATTGTGAATCTCGGCACTCCCGACACTTCGGACCCTGAAATTCTTTTCGAGCTCAAGAACGTGAATGTTCGATTTGGCGAAACCGATGTGCTCAAGAATCTGAACTGGACTGTTCGCAAGGGAGAACATTGGGCGGTCATGGGCGAAAACGGTGCCGGCAAGAGTACGCTGCTTGGCATGCTTACCGCAGACCACCCGCAGATTTACAACAACGAGATTACCCTTTTGGGCGAACGCCCGGGCCATGGCCTGAACATTTGGGATCACAAGGCAAAACTCGGATTTTTCTCGCCGGAACTTGCGCTCCAGTATCGCGAAGACCTTAGCTTGTCCGAAGTCTTGTGCACGGGCTTTACCGCAAATCTTTGTAAGGCTGACAATACCACTTGGGAAGAACGCGCAAAGGCAAAGGAATGGCTGAACTATTTGGGTTTTGAAGATGTGAACGCTCGCTACCGCGATTTGTCGCCAATCGACAAGCGCGTGGTGCTTATGGCGCGTGCGGCTATCCGCCCGCCCAAGGTGCTTTTGCTTGACGAACCGACTCAAGGCCTCAAGGGTGAATACCGCGACAAAATCTTTAGCTTGTTGCAGTTGCTTTCGAAAGAAACGACAATTATCTTGGTAAGTCATTACGAAGAAGAATGGCCGCCTTGTATGACACACTTGCTGAGAATGCCCAAGTTCTCTGGAACCTAG